The following proteins are co-located in the Pseudomonas sp. ATCC 13867 genome:
- a CDS encoding multicopper oxidase family protein codes for MSFTRRQVLGGIAGLAVLGLGAGGARLWLARPQVAAEHDYELIAAPLDLELVPGHKTPGLGYGGQAPGVEIRARQGDWLRVRFTNKLDEPTTIHWHGIRLPIEMDGVPYISQPPVQPGESFVYQFKTPDAGSYWYHPHLMSSEQLGRGLVGPLIVDEREPTGFTREKVLCLKTWHVDEEGNFTAFSVPREAAREGTRGRLSTINGERTPVIELPAGEIVRVRLLNVDNTVTYRLNLPDAEAKIYAIDGHPVEPRDFGKGPKDQYWIGPGMRLELGIRGPAEGTELSLRNGPVRLATIRGVANPKAPTAKWPATLPHNPVAEPDLKNAETINFKFEWVGAISDYSKGQSAPSLWQINGVAWQGGEEHKHNAPPLARLKEGNSYIFVLRNMTQYQHPIHLHGMAFKVLDSDRREIIPYFTDTYLLGKNETARVALVADNPGLWMFHCHVIDHMETGLMGTIAVGEAWCG; via the coding sequence ATGTCGTTTACCCGTAGACAAGTACTCGGCGGCATCGCCGGCCTGGCCGTGCTCGGCCTGGGCGCCGGTGGCGCGCGCCTCTGGCTGGCGCGCCCGCAGGTGGCCGCCGAGCACGATTACGAATTGATCGCCGCGCCGCTCGACCTGGAGCTGGTGCCCGGCCACAAGACCCCCGGCCTTGGCTATGGCGGCCAGGCTCCCGGCGTGGAGATCCGTGCGCGCCAGGGCGACTGGCTGCGGGTGCGCTTCACCAACAAGCTGGACGAGCCGACCACCATCCACTGGCACGGCATCCGCCTGCCCATCGAGATGGACGGCGTGCCCTACATCTCGCAGCCGCCGGTGCAGCCGGGCGAGAGCTTCGTCTACCAGTTCAAGACGCCGGACGCCGGCAGCTACTGGTATCACCCGCACCTGATGAGCAGCGAGCAACTGGGCCGTGGCCTGGTCGGGCCGCTGATCGTCGACGAGCGCGAGCCCACCGGGTTCACCCGCGAGAAAGTCCTCTGCCTGAAGACCTGGCACGTGGACGAGGAAGGCAACTTCACCGCCTTCAGCGTTCCCCGCGAGGCTGCGCGCGAAGGCACCCGCGGGCGCCTGTCGACGATCAACGGCGAACGCACGCCGGTGATCGAACTGCCCGCCGGCGAGATCGTCCGGGTGCGCCTGCTCAATGTCGACAACACTGTCACCTACCGCCTCAACCTGCCGGACGCCGAGGCGAAGATCTACGCCATCGACGGCCATCCGGTGGAGCCGCGCGACTTCGGCAAGGGACCCAAGGACCAGTACTGGATCGGCCCGGGCATGCGCCTGGAGCTGGGCATCCGTGGTCCGGCGGAAGGCACCGAGCTGTCGCTGCGCAACGGCCCGGTGCGTCTGGCGACCATCCGTGGCGTGGCCAATCCCAAGGCGCCCACGGCCAAATGGCCGGCTACGCTGCCGCACAACCCGGTGGCAGAGCCGGACCTGAAGAATGCCGAGACCATCAACTTCAAGTTCGAGTGGGTCGGCGCCATCTCCGACTACTCCAAGGGCCAGTCGGCGCCTTCGCTGTGGCAGATCAACGGCGTGGCCTGGCAGGGCGGCGAGGAGCACAAGCACAACGCGCCGCCGCTGGCCAGGCTCAAGGAAGGCAACAGCTACATCTTCGTGCTGCGCAACATGACCCAGTACCAGCACCCGATCCACCTGCATGGCATGGCCTTCAAGGTGCTGGATTCCGATCGTCGGGAGATCATTCCGTATTTCACCGATACCTACCTGCTGGGCAAGAATGAGACGGCACGCGTGGCGCTGGTGGCGGATAACCCCGGCCTGTGGATGTTCCACTGCCACGTGATCGATCACATGGAGACCGGACTGATGGGAACCATCGCGGTGGGCGAGGCATGGTGCGGCTGA
- the guaA gene encoding glutamine-hydrolyzing GMP synthase translates to MAQDIHAHRILILDFGSQYTQLIARRVREIGVYCEIHPFDMSDEDVRAFAPRGIILAGGPESVHEANSPRAPQAVFDLKVPLFGICYGMQTMAEQMGGKVLGSELREFGYARVDVVGKARLLDGIEDHVDEDGVFGLDVWMSHGDKVTEIPEGFHILASTPSCPIAAMADDARGYYGVQFHPEVTHTKQGGRILSRFVLDICGCEALWTPSNIVNDAIATVRAQVGSSKVLLGLSGGVDSSVVAALLHKAIGDQLTCVFVDNGLLRLHEGDQVMAMFAENMGVKVIRANAEDKFLGRLAGVADPEQKRKIIGKTFIEVFDEEATKLQNVKFLAQGTIYPDVIESAGAKTGKAHVIKSHHNVGGLPEDMQFELVEPLRELFKDEVRKIGLELGLPYDMVYRHPFPGPGLGVRILGEVKKEYADLLRRADHIFIEELRNFDWYHKTSQAFVVFQPVKSVGVVGDGRRYAWVVALRAVETIDFMTARWAHLPYELLEKVSNRIINEIEGISRVTYDVSSKPPATIEWE, encoded by the coding sequence CAGCTGATCGCCCGCCGCGTCCGCGAGATCGGTGTGTACTGCGAGATCCATCCGTTCGACATGAGCGACGAGGACGTTCGTGCCTTCGCCCCGCGCGGCATCATCCTGGCCGGCGGCCCGGAGTCGGTGCACGAAGCCAACAGCCCGCGTGCGCCGCAGGCCGTGTTCGACCTGAAGGTTCCGCTGTTCGGCATCTGCTACGGCATGCAGACCATGGCCGAGCAGATGGGCGGCAAGGTGCTGGGTTCGGAGCTGCGCGAGTTCGGCTACGCCCGCGTCGACGTGGTCGGCAAGGCCCGCCTGCTGGACGGCATCGAAGACCACGTGGACGAGGACGGCGTGTTCGGCCTCGACGTGTGGATGAGCCACGGCGACAAGGTCACCGAGATCCCGGAAGGTTTCCACATCCTCGCCAGCACCCCGAGCTGCCCGATCGCCGCGATGGCCGACGATGCCCGTGGCTACTACGGCGTGCAGTTCCACCCGGAAGTGACCCACACCAAGCAGGGCGGTCGCATCCTCTCGCGCTTCGTGCTGGACATCTGCGGCTGCGAAGCCCTGTGGACCCCGTCCAACATCGTCAACGACGCCATCGCCACTGTACGCGCCCAGGTGGGTTCGTCCAAGGTGCTGCTGGGCCTCTCCGGCGGTGTCGACTCCTCGGTGGTCGCAGCCTTGCTGCACAAGGCCATCGGCGACCAGTTGACCTGCGTCTTCGTCGACAACGGCCTGCTGCGCCTGCACGAAGGTGACCAGGTGATGGCCATGTTCGCCGAGAACATGGGTGTGAAAGTGATCCGCGCCAACGCCGAAGACAAGTTCCTCGGCCGCCTGGCCGGCGTCGCCGACCCGGAGCAGAAGCGCAAGATCATCGGCAAGACCTTCATCGAGGTCTTCGACGAGGAAGCCACCAAGCTGCAGAACGTCAAGTTCCTCGCCCAGGGCACCATCTACCCCGACGTGATCGAGTCGGCCGGCGCCAAGACCGGCAAGGCCCACGTGATCAAGTCGCACCACAACGTCGGCGGCCTGCCCGAAGACATGCAGTTCGAACTGGTCGAGCCGCTGCGCGAACTGTTCAAGGACGAAGTCCGCAAGATCGGCCTGGAGCTGGGCCTGCCCTACGACATGGTCTACCGCCACCCGTTCCCGGGCCCTGGCCTGGGCGTGCGCATCCTCGGCGAAGTGAAGAAGGAATATGCCGACCTGCTGCGTCGTGCCGACCACATCTTCATCGAAGAACTGCGCAACTTCGACTGGTACCACAAGACCAGCCAGGCCTTCGTGGTGTTCCAGCCGGTGAAATCCGTCGGCGTTGTTGGCGATGGCCGCCGTTATGCCTGGGTTGTCGCCCTGCGCGCCGTGGAAACCATCGACTTCATGACCGCTCGCTGGGCGCACCTGCCGTACGAGCTGCTGGAGAAGGTCTCGAACCGCATCATCAACGAGATCGAAGGCATTTCCCGCGTGACCTACGATGTTTCGAGCAAGCCGCCGGCCACCATCGAGTGGGAATGA
- the tadA gene encoding tRNA adenosine(34) deaminase TadA, which yields MVRLTNSKGHPTVKGLAPVIDRSRDIPFMREALALAEQGAALGEVPVGAVLVLDGQVIGRGFNRPITSHDPSAHAEMVAIREAAAAAQNYRLPGSTLYVTLEPCSMCAGLLVHSRIQRVVFGATEPKSGVVVSRGNFFEQDFLNHRVLVEGGVLGEECSGMLSAFFKARRKG from the coding sequence ATGGTGCGGCTGACCAACAGCAAGGGGCACCCGACGGTGAAGGGGCTGGCGCCGGTCATCGACCGCAGCCGGGACATCCCCTTCATGCGCGAGGCCCTGGCGCTGGCCGAGCAGGGCGCTGCGCTGGGCGAAGTGCCGGTGGGCGCAGTGCTGGTGCTGGACGGGCAGGTCATCGGTCGCGGCTTCAACCGGCCGATCACTTCCCATGATCCCAGCGCCCATGCCGAGATGGTCGCCATCCGCGAAGCTGCCGCCGCCGCGCAGAACTACCGCCTGCCGGGCAGCACTCTCTACGTCACCCTCGAACCCTGCAGCATGTGTGCTGGCCTGCTGGTGCACTCGCGCATCCAGCGCGTGGTGTTCGGCGCCACCGAGCCGAAGTCCGGCGTGGTGGTCAGCCGTGGCAACTTCTTCGAACAGGACTTCCTCAACCACCGGGTGCTGGTGGAAGGCGGGGTGCTGGGGGAGGAGTGCAGTGGGATGCTGTCGGCGTTCTTCAAGGCGCGGCGCAAGGGCTGA